From Solibacillus isronensis, the proteins below share one genomic window:
- the exaC gene encoding acetaldehyde dehydrogenase ExaC, producing MIYANPNTAGAVVNFKEKYDNFIGGEWVAPVKGQYLDVKSPVTGKVFTSVARSTEEDIELALDAAHAAKGAWAQTSVAYRANILNKIADRIEENLEKIAVAETWDNGKAVRETLNADIPLVVDHFRYFAGAIRAQQGGISEIDNDTVAYHFHEPIGVVGQIIPWNFPLLMASWKIAPALAAGNVIVMKPAEQTPASIMVLIELIQDLLPKGVFNVVNGLGIEVGKPLATNPRINKVAFTGSTGVGRLIMQYATENIIPVTLELGGKSPNVFFPDVMDHDDEYLDKAIEGLVMFALNSGEICTCPSRALVHESIYDKFMERVLERVKAIKIGNPLDTEVMMGAQASNEQLQKILSYIEIGKEEGAELLIGGYQNQLDADQEGGYYVAPTVFKGHNKMRIFQEEIFGPVLSVTTFSTFEEAMEIANDTEFGLGAGVWSRNMDTAYRAVRGIQAGRVWTNTYHQYPAHAAFGGYKKSGIGRENHLMMLDHYQQTKCMLVSYNKNAQGFF from the coding sequence ATGATCTATGCAAACCCTAATACTGCTGGTGCAGTAGTTAACTTTAAAGAAAAATACGATAACTTTATCGGTGGCGAATGGGTAGCTCCTGTAAAAGGACAATACCTAGATGTAAAATCACCTGTAACTGGTAAAGTATTTACATCAGTTGCACGTTCAACTGAAGAAGATATTGAATTAGCATTAGACGCAGCACATGCAGCTAAAGGTGCCTGGGCACAAACTTCTGTTGCATACCGCGCGAATATTTTAAATAAAATTGCAGACCGCATTGAAGAAAATTTAGAAAAAATCGCTGTTGCTGAAACATGGGACAACGGTAAGGCAGTACGTGAAACATTAAACGCTGATATTCCTTTAGTAGTGGATCATTTCCGTTACTTTGCTGGTGCGATTCGTGCACAACAAGGCGGAATTTCTGAAATCGACAACGATACAGTAGCATACCACTTCCACGAGCCAATCGGGGTTGTCGGTCAAATTATTCCTTGGAACTTCCCATTATTAATGGCTTCTTGGAAAATTGCTCCGGCATTAGCTGCTGGTAACGTAATCGTAATGAAGCCTGCTGAACAAACACCAGCTTCAATCATGGTATTAATCGAATTAATTCAAGACTTATTACCAAAAGGCGTATTCAACGTTGTTAATGGTTTAGGTATCGAAGTTGGTAAACCACTTGCTACGAATCCACGTATCAACAAAGTGGCGTTCACTGGTTCTACTGGTGTAGGTCGTTTAATTATGCAATATGCTACAGAGAATATTATCCCTGTAACATTAGAGCTTGGCGGTAAATCACCAAACGTCTTCTTCCCAGACGTAATGGATCATGACGATGAGTATTTAGATAAAGCTATCGAAGGTTTAGTAATGTTCGCATTAAACTCAGGCGAAATTTGTACATGTCCTTCACGTGCATTAGTTCACGAATCTATCTATGACAAATTCATGGAACGTGTATTAGAGCGCGTTAAAGCAATCAAAATCGGTAACCCGTTAGATACAGAAGTAATGATGGGTGCTCAAGCTTCAAATGAGCAATTACAAAAAATCTTATCTTACATCGAAATCGGTAAAGAAGAAGGCGCTGAGCTACTTATCGGCGGCTACCAAAACCAATTAGATGCTGACCAAGAAGGCGGCTACTATGTGGCACCAACAGTATTCAAAGGTCACAACAAAATGCGTATCTTCCAAGAAGAGATCTTTGGTCCAGTTCTTTCTGTAACAACTTTCTCTACTTTCGAAGAAGCTATGGAAATCGCTAACGACACTGAATTCGGTCTAGGTGCTGGTGTATGGTCACGTAACATGGATACAGCTTACCGCGCTGTACGTGGTATCCAAGCTGGTCGTGTTTGGACAAACACTTACCACCAATACCCTGCTCACGCTGCATTCGGCGGATATAAAAAATCAGGTATCGGTCGCGAAAACCACTTAATGATGTTAGATCACTACCAACAAACAAAATGTATGTTAGTAAGCTATAACAAAAACGCTCAAGGTTTCTTCTAA